The Rhinoderma darwinii isolate aRhiDar2 chromosome 2 unlocalized genomic scaffold, aRhiDar2.hap1 SUPER_2_unloc_54, whole genome shotgun sequence region tataagggaattcatatttatgaattttaggttttctggctgtagactatactatttatatatcaggtcaatcctgaatattagctggtatggctatgcaaccaacctacatcaggtgccgctattgtgatgtcttgagatgagtctagatagccgtgtttcttactgcgtctatggtagtattggttttattacaagatttaaactatttgatgtttgaatcatgtacataaataaatgattataaggagtattgctttttttttaaaaaattttttagtaataaaatattagtaagtccaggaataaacagcctaatagcattcgtcagactaaattgtagaaggatagtgctaatcccctggaaacgcgtccttattaacaattgaaatgaataattatgtatataataataataataataataataataataataataacaataaaaaagctaacaataaaaagtatttattactaactccaattacttaggttctaaattctggttatcaattaatataaaaaaaaattcaaccctttaaaatgccatatggtcaatttaacaaccaatacattgtttcagcttccaaacctaatacaatgttatcaacaggggctcccaggtcatgtgatcctctgacacttatgattgacagtattctgttataggaataccctatttaataactaatttttccagctagtttcatcacaagtaacgactcccttatagttttctggtctttctaggtcttgctgttggattgacactgtgttacttactgtgttgcttatacggttagcgatttgtcctattttcggagaactagaggcgattagtcaaattctatcttgactgtctcctggttttctaccaaggacattggtgcagttttgcacccgggcattaaacaaccatgcctttttggaaaaaatctaagaaatatcatgtctcccaaattcctgatgaaggaaatctgatgggagacataccaactatggaggagcctaacatctcgctccagaagttttctgtcatcaaagatatggcagatgaaaaatccagcgatcttagtcacagcaaatattgtgacattacgtcaaagaacaccaagaagagcgcattcagcctgctgacccgcctgcgctccaaaaatatccgtaaaaggtatgtaactaataattctcatacattgctcagatatccagagctgtggtataacagtcactagatctttaattctccccatatcttcacagaaacgttggcagcagcgctgtgatcggcgctagagaactggatcgctatttcccagatagacggttgagactatatgttgccacctggaatatggagggaaaggtgagaagtaatgtacaatatttattgtgacccatcagtgtgcccgagctcaagttggatgaaatgggccagtaaccatatctctttagtttgtagttgaatatcacatagtcaggttatattctaccctatgtcagttgagttggcgctctttgtatacaatattaatgtttgtatattttgaacaggattacccgcaaaatgtggaggatctgctgttaccatcagatgatacgaaagacatttatgttattggcgttcaggaaggatgtccaaacaggtaagtcttctcaggttgtcttacaccagcctatgactgcagatggacagcagggcggctgatacaaattctctctcaatgctctacttattgtattatcactccttaattttcaaaatgtatccccacaggttattatatggagtgttgatacagatgagttgagtatcttaatcttgtgtcatttattaatatgtaaatctgaaattgtgtcttcttgtagacgggaatgggagatacaattacaggagacccttggaccacactatgtattataccactcctccgggctcggagtcctgtatctcaccatctttgttcgacgggaactaatctggttctgctcaggtaagattcacattcctacgtctacataagaagtgttgaatgtagtcattagctggaacatcttatttagttattagaattagatgcctaagagcttggctctcagattcttgacttctgagtattggagatctaaaagttcacaccacagttacaaagtatgaaattatgttctagtaatatttccatagtttaattggaaataattgctattccattgttgcatgtagtactcttaaccactgacccgtctttttgtgtttaatttcttatacagaggtagagcacacccatgtaacaaccaggctattccaccatgtgaaaactaaaggagccttgggtgttgccttcaccgtctttggaacatctttcctttttattaattcacatctgagatgtaagtatttacaatattaatatatgaccatgtacagttttactttgtataaaattgctgctatttgataattaactgaaatatatgggatgatatcaagagatctgtacttatgttttggtaaaaataaaaggtttgttcctgtttgatcaaactttttctaatctatcaatctcattctatgttgtgagtggccagtaatacagatacacgcaggtacaattagtgcaggagggggtggcggcggctggtttcagttgcgccgcctccccctcagggaggcagcagggcggacggtgcggccgtataatccctcacacccacccctcctctccattagcggcggtggcgcgctgcaatgtgtttttttgaaaataatatgcgattcgggccgcccatatgatcatccgctactgctaatatgtatttttttgttggcagttggggcagtcaacaagaggatccaggactataaaaccatcactgagggtctccgtctgcctcaaattattccggaaagaatcaactccaatgcctgtgagtattacttatgtggttgaacctatggatccttttatctctctatttgtctccgttgagtctaatgcagtcatgtgctataatttttttatttatttttattctacagtggacgtcaccagccgctttgatcgggtgttttggtttggagacctcaattttcaacttaaagaggacagaaaaaatgtggaatctcttctgcagaagatccaaggaaaagatatgtccagtctcctcaaacacgaccatctgaatgaagccaagaacaatggtatatttactagtagaccagtatatcatcggtgcgggtccgacacctggacgctgcaccgttaagctgctccagtggcctgcgggcaccggatgttatgccacacaatgctatgtacggagccggaaggtgTTGGCTCCTTAtatagcatagctgccatgatgcataactgcaggtctgcctcctattcacttgaataggagcagagttgcagtactgcagctcggctgcaattccgtggccggcgccaactgcatccgacatgtacatccggtgctcaaaggcaccggaccagctgattagtgcagggtccgggtgtcggaccaccacagatcatgtactgatgacctatctggtgagtatgtcatcagttgtcagaagttggaaaacccctttaataccacaaccacttccacagattaatacaaatcactgacatgatggttgatatgttccccaaattcttatatagtgctaaaattatcaattgttcctttttttttttaatactgacaacttttttttctttcaacttaagggtccatatttctagggttcaaggagcacaccattgatttccttcctacatataaatttgacattggcaaagacacctatgatacatcagcaaagcagagaattccatcatatacggtaagatatcttatttccaggtctacagagcttgagagacaatagaatccatgggccagagcacccattatataatgaatcccctcccccaatgtaatgaattgttattattatagctggaagagtaatttcttatgaacaaagctttcagttaattttacttttatgtagtgagtttgtcatcacagtttcccagtgtaatatgtcgttgcccagcatgggtcaaggatacttatttaatgaaatctgtgtgaccaagtcaaacctaaaatgcaataaagtctcaatattctgcaatataaataaagtaggcccaacatttaggtctgtgttgttttgcagtttaataatctattataatatgatttcactaatgatatttgttattttcatgacctctacaggacagggtgttgtttaaaagccaatgtgagggagatgtgcgagtcctgagatacgactcttgccctgttttgaagacctcagaccaccgacctgtttttggcatctttgaagtaaagatcaggcccggttcagatgagtaagtcatgttttcctccatgttgttggtatgatactttcagtagccgtcattactacatggtccttatagccagagctcacactttggggcaggtggctgtacaccttggtaacagtactggaggattataggatgtgaaactaagcaaagtgtggttacctgctaacattatcatatgtcttacataaatatatttctcattccagcatccccttggctggtggacgctttgatcgtaaaatctatgtaacgggcattaggaggaaaggacaaaaaaagtagctgcatctgttcatgtccttacaggtaagagctttgtagttgcctattatgtttgcggtgaaaatgttcttccatctcttaggttttcctctgtatctgtaatttattttatcaactaatttaactaaagtgtaaataagtattttcaatcttaaaattccaactccttgtattcagacacgttttcatttctgaatgaaggttgtgggctttggggaacaacttccccaactgtaagcatgtatgtagtatagtacaatgagtttcctaaaggaacctgtcatctgaatggatggaacaactgcattttatgatgcattagcttctaagcaaaaatgatggatacaaggaactttgctattgatggaagacattacttggcatcttgcaggactcctaaggaacagttacaatctccggggcataaaacatcggaacatcagaaagttcccgtaacatgctgaagaacgcagctctaggtcagacccactgcttgcatcaaccatcttcaaggtttgtagtgtgacgccaaggatcaattaagaaatgtatttacctcaaatcaccttaaaaagtcttctagattttgtgtctgctaagaaacacacattatagaacattaatagcaaatatttgtcttgcagcataaacatcaattccgcagtacatctggcgagaatagcgctccctgtcaccggaggagccaccatcaatgctgatagaaaggtaagttcctctggatgtgtcccctctctatatttatcaagcagcctgaatgatcaatatttaatagggttgtgtgcttctccccccagaacaagtcagcagatatcaacagaacatcaacaccaataacaaccaagggcagaatccgccatcttacaagaattccaatggcgagacttaacatttctacaacatctgtcacagaagagacatcaatgtggtcaccagggcatcaatatcacgcagaagaccaggttcagaacaggacaatatgtcatctcttcttgtgtctgtggaatccagattttccaccccttactgatactacagtatatactgtgacatataccgtagtttttgctggatcttgtattaccatcatctttaccattatatattttgatccacaaaaaccttaaataaatctttaacatcaatccataagtgtgactggtaattgttatgtgcgcggctgcaacttaacacagtgtatacatttcacctaaccgacccttcacagcgctatttgtgtgacatcgcgtttaatccagtggtaggtgacaggacattgtatcatatgtacacaatacagagtgtatggaacgtgccgccatatgtactggattatatactgtaggacaaagagtgacaggagatgtaaaacattgatatatttgatagttgcttaaccacttaaccccttcccgcacctggacgtaactgtacgtccaggtgagcagtaactttgcgcaccttggcgtacagttacgtccgcgctttaacagttaaccgccgcgcggcgctacaccgcagcggcggttaactgtgcagggtgtcagccctgctctccccgttgccgatcagcggcctgtcgccgctgaaatcggcaattaaccccttcgatgcggtggtcgattgcgatcaccacatcgaagaggtttacagcggatcggcagccccccacatgtatttgcgggggctggcgatccttatcatggcaaccagaggccagacaatgacctccgggttgccatgtacggaagcctcggaggatcagcccccggccggtcctccgatgcttcctgtcagtgtgacagttacgtcacaatgacagttagagtacattacactacgtgtgtagtgtaatgtgttccagcagcgatcagagctgccagtctaagtgtcccctagtgggacaagtaaaaaaagtaaaaaaaagataataaaaatgtttttaaaaagtgtaaaaataaaagttagaagtgacataaacaaagaatgctttttttcttataataagtcttttattataggaaaaaaattaacacgttaaaaaaagtacacatatttggtatcgccgcgttcgtaacgaccccaactataaaactgtaatattatttttcccgcacggtgaacaccgcaaaaaaaataaacaaaaaacagtgcccgaatcacaattttttggttaccaaccctcccaaaatatacaataaaaagtgatcaaaaagtcgcacgtacgccaaaatggtaccaatacaaactacatcccgtcccgcaaaaaacaagcccttacatcgcttttttgactgaaaaataaaaacgttatggctctcagaatagggtgacacaaaaatgtatttattttataaataagtgattttattgcacaaacgctgcaaaacataacaaaattatatacatctggtatcgctgtaatcgtatcgacccgcagaataaagtataatggtcatttatagcccagggtgaaggccataaaaaaacaaataaaaaacattgtcagaattgatggtttttggtcaccttgcttgccaaaaaatggaataaaacgtgatccaaaaaatttctggtaccccaaaatggtaccaatgaaaactacagattgtcccgcaaagaataagccctcacacagctccggtggagaaaaaataaaaccgttctggctctaagaatatggcgatgcaaaatgtgcggagtgttccaaaagcagataagatcgggcaccatttaccagtgcgacaccggccacatatctgcggattattatttatttactgctttattataccctcttattataccctgatgtaccccgcacagataacatgtaccctgatgtaccccgcacagataacatgtaccctgatgtaccccgcacagattacatatgcccccacattacaaactgaaacaccagtaaaaccccaaacagaacaactaccaagctacatctgcgccccaaaagccaaatgacgctccctcccttctgagccctgcagcgtgcccaaacaccagtttacgtccacagatatggcatcgccatacccgggagaacccggttaatattttatgaggtatttgtcttcagtggcacaaactgggcataacatatagtgcactaaagtggcatatgagtggaaaattgtaattttcactccacaccatgcgctgcgcattaaccccttcgcgcaccacaacatagcatgtcttagtgtggggggtgatgtatggagcgtctcacgtgaaaaataaagaatttaaaacggcaaaatttttttggtcaccttcgctctagctaaaaatgtaataaaaagtgctcaaacagttgtatgtaccaaaaaatggtaccaataaaaacgaccgctcgtccctcaataaataagccctcataccgctctattgactgaaaaataaaaaagttgtggctcttcgaacacggggaggaaaaaactaaaaaggaaaagaaaaaaatggatcagtccagaaagggttaattactttctaatgaaaaaccatttatgaccacacgtggggtattgccgtactcgggagaaattgctttacaaatgttgggcagcttttaccccctttatcctttgtaaaattgaaaaaaatgcaacattttagtggaagaaatgttgatattcattttcatggcccaattctaataaatcctgcaaaagacttgtggggtctaa contains the following coding sequences:
- the LOC142677686 gene encoding phosphatidylinositol polyphosphate 5-phosphatase type IV-like; amino-acid sequence: MEEPNISLQKFSVIKDMADEKSSDLSHSKYCDITSKNTKKSAFSLLTRLRSKNIRKRNVGSSAVIGARELDRYFPDRRLRLYVATWNMEGKDYPQNVEDLLLPSDDTKDIYVIGVQEGCPNRREWEIQLQETLGPHYVLYHSSGLGVLYLTIFVRRELIWFCSEVEHTHVTTRLFHHVKTKGALGVAFTVFGTSFLFINSHTSRFDRVFWFGDLNFQLKEDRKNVESLLQKIQGKDMSSLLKHDHLNEAKNNGSIFLGFKEHTIDFLPTYKFDIGKDTYDTSAKQRIPSYTDRVLFKSQCEGDVRVLRYDSCPVLKTSDHRPVFGIFEVKIRPGSDE